In Pelecanus crispus isolate bPelCri1 chromosome Z, bPelCri1.pri, whole genome shotgun sequence, the following are encoded in one genomic region:
- the CTXN3 gene encoding LOW QUALITY PROTEIN: cortexin-3 (The sequence of the model RefSeq protein was modified relative to this genomic sequence to represent the inferred CDS: substituted 1 base at 1 genomic stop codon) has translation MMHXRQLWDYSFQLPWMMDEEIFTTTLVPSGNMTPNSSMTLEQKTTFAFVILLFIFLGILIVRCFRILLDPYQSMPTSTWADGLDGLEKGQFDYALA, from the coding sequence ATGATGCATTGAAGACAACTGTGGGATTATTCATTTCAGCTTCCCTGGATGATGGATGAAGAGATATTCACTACCACTTTGGTGCCATCTGGGAACATGACACCAAATTCTAGCATGACCCtggaacagaaaacaacatttgcctttgtgattttattatttattttcttgggaATCCTCATTGTTCGCTGCTTCCGAATTCTCCTTGACCCCTACCAGAGTATGCCAACCTCAACCTGGGCTGATGGACTTGATGGGCTGGAGAAAGGCCAGTTTGACTATGCTCTTGCTTAA